In Papaver somniferum cultivar HN1 chromosome 1, ASM357369v1, whole genome shotgun sequence, a genomic segment contains:
- the LOC113295614 gene encoding DNA replication licensing factor MCM3 homolog 2-like has translation MDIGEDAMAAHKRTFMDFLDQDIGKGIYMQAIRQMMDGKRYRLLIDISDLHDFNSDLTRRLLRNPGDYIQPFSEALTEVTRNIDPKYLKEGESILAGFEGAIGDSREVTPRGLLSSFIGSMVRVKGIVTKCSLVRPKVVKSVHFCPTTTQFTTREYRDITSSTGLPTGSVYPTRDDNGNLLVTEYGLCKYKDHQMLSMQEVPEEAAPGQIPRTVDIIVEDDLVDACKPGDRVAIVGIYKALPGRNKGGVNGVFRTVLIANNVSLLNKEANKPTYTVEDLKNIKNIAAKDDAFELLGSSLAPSIYGHTWIKKAVILLMLGGVEKNLPNGTHLRGDINMMMVGDPSVAKSQLLRAILNIAPLAISTTGRGSSGVGLTAAVTSDQETGERRLEAGAMVLADKGVVCIDEFDKMNDQDRVAIHEVMEQQTVTIAKAGIHASLNARCSVVAAANPIYGTYDRSITPTKNIGLPDSLLSRFDLLFIVLDQMDPDIDRQISEHVLRMHRYRSPNDGGDGRLRSGIEDDTDTGSSFYVKYNRTLHGKGKRKRDTLTIQFLKKYIHYAKSKIEPKLTDEASEQIATAYAELRNAGSNAMSGGGTLPITARTLETIIRLSTAHAKLKLRTEVTKDDVDSALKVLNFAIYHKELAEMEERELVREKEFAKKQKADRAADTNNRASGGETADPMEVDEPPTAPQSTHTLSPERIEAFGSVFGQHMRANHLDLISIADIENVVNAGAAVQYTRLEIVTLLERLQEDNRLMINDDMVHMM, from the exons ATGGATATCGGAGAAGACGCCATGGCAGCTCACAAGAGAACATTTATGGATTTCCTGGATCAAGAT ATTGGGAAAGGCATATATATGCAAGCTATCAGACAAATGATGGATGGGAAGCGTTATCGTCTCCTCATAGATATCTCTGATCTCCATGACTTTAACTCTGACCTAACTCGAAG gctTTTAAGGAACCCTGGAGATTACATACAGCCTTTCTCTGAAGCACTTACAGAAGTTACTAGAAACATAGATCCTAAATATTTAAAAGAAGGGGAAAGTATTCTTGCTGGATTTGAAGGAGCTATTGGTGATTCTAGAGAAGTTACACCTAGAGGTCTACTTTCTTCGTTTATTGGTTCCATGGTTCGCGTGAAAGGCATCGTTACCAAAT GCTCTCTTGTCAGACCAAAGGTTGTTAAAAGTGTACATTTCTGTCCAACCACTACTCAGTTCACAACACGTGAATATCGAGACATTACTTCCAGTACAGGCTTACCAACTGGATCTGTGTATCCCACACGg GATGACAATGGCAACTTACTGGTGACTGAGTATGGATTATGCAAATACAAAGATCACCAAATGTTGTCCATGCAAGAAGTTCCTGAGGAAGCTGCCCCTGGTCAGATACCACGAACTGTGGACATTATAGTAGAGGATGATCTGGTAGATGCATGCAAACCTGGAGATCGTGTAGCTATTGTTGGCATATATAAAGCTCTTCCAGGGAGAAACAAAGGGGGTGTGAATGGAGTTTTTAG GACTGTCCTCATAGCTAACAATGTTTCTCTACTCAACAAAGAAGCAAATAAGCCAACCTATACTGTTGAAGaccttaaaaatataaaaaacattGCTGCAAAAGATGATGCTTTTGAATTGCTTGGCAGTTCACTTGCACCATCTATTTATGGCCATACATGGATAAAGAAGGCggtgatactgttgatgcttggTGGGGTGGAAAAGAACTTACCTAATGGAACCCATTTAAGAGG TGACATAAACATGATGATGGTGGGTGACCCTTCTGTTGCTAAGTCTCAACTTCTTAGAGCAATTTTAAATATTGCACCGTTGGCCATCTCAACAACAGGCAGGGGTTCTTCTGGTGTTGGGTTAACAGCAGCTGTTACGTCTGATCAAGAAACTG GAGAAAGAAGGCTAGAGGCTGGTGCAATGGTACTTGCAGATAAAGGTGTTGTTTGTATTGATGAGTTCGACAAAATGAATGATCAGGACCGTGTTGCCATTCACGAAGTTATGGAGCAGCAGACTGTAACCATTGCCAAAGCCGGTATTCATGCATCCCTGAATGCTCGTTGCAGTGTAGTGGCAGCTGCAAATCCTATATATGGGACG TATGATCGTTCAATTACTCCAACAAAAAATATTGGACTGCCGGACTCCTTGCTTTCTCGTTTTGACCTGCTATTTATCGTGCTGGACCAAATGGACCCTGATATTGATCGTCAGATCTCAGAACATGTCCTCCGTATGCACCGTTATCGTTCACCTAATGATGGAG GTGATGGGAGGTTAAGATCTGGAATAGAAGACGACACTGACACTGGTTCATCCTTCTATGTCAAGTATAATCGTACCCTTCATGGGAAAGGGAAACGCAAGCGTGACACTCTCaccatccagtttcttaagaagTATATTCATTATGCCAAGAGTAAGATTGAGCCAAAGTTGACAGATGAG GCGTCTGAACAAATTGCGACAGCGTATGCGGAACTTAGAAATGCGGGTTCAAATGCAATG TCTGGAGGAGGAACACTTCCAATCACTGCTCGTACTCTAGAAACTATAATACGTCTGTCGACAGCTCATGCCAAGTTGAAGTTAAGGACTGAG GTTACAAAGGATGATGTTGATTCTGCTCTGAAAGTTCTGAACTTCGCCATCTATCATAAGGAGTTGGCTGAGATGGAGGAGCGTGAACTTGTAAGAGAAAAGGAGTTCGCGAAGAAGCAGAAAGCTGATCGCGCTGCTGACACCAATAATAGGGCTAGTGGAGG tgAAACAGCAGACCCAATGGAAGTCGATGAACCTCCTACTGCTCCCCAATCAACTCACACTCTTTCTCCTGAAAG AATTGAAGCATTTGGCTCTGTTTTCGGGCAGCATATGCGGGCAAACCACTTGGATCTCATATCTATTGCAGATATTGAGAATGTTGTAAATGCTGGTGCAGCTGTTCAATACACCAGGCTGGAAATAGTTACACTATTGGAG AGATTGCAAGAAGATAACAGATTGATGATAAACGATGATATGGTGCATATGATGTGA
- the LOC113295599 gene encoding uncharacterized protein At2g34460, chloroplastic-like produces MVFLQTHSLTRNIKSPFTSSSSASPIVNHSKPFSSANTSIRATTTKMENTGIEGSNVNDNKRKIFVAGATGSTGKRIVEQLLAKGFAVKAGVRDVDKAKTTFSDNPFLQIVKADVTEGSAKLAEAIGNDAEAVICATGFRPSLDLFTPWKVDNFGTVNLVDACKKSNVNRFILISSILVNGAAMGQIFNPAYLFLNVFGLTLIAKLQAENYIRKSGINYTIIRPGGLKNDPPSGNLVMEPEDTLSTGSVSRDLVAEVAVEALGHSESSYKVVEIVSRLEAPKRSFEDLFGSIKQR; encoded by the exons ATGGTATTCCTCCAAACTCATTCTCTCACAAGAAACATCAAATCCCCCTttacttcatcttcatcagcatcACCAATTGTTAACCACTCCAAACCTTTCTCTTCTGCTAACACATCTATTAGAGCTACAACAACAAAG ATGGAAAACACAGGAATTGAGGGTTCAAATGTAAATGACAATAAAAGGAAAATATTTGTGGCTGGGGCTACTGGAAGTACTGGTAAAAGAATCGTTGAACAACTTTTAGCCAAGGGTTTTGCAGTTAAGGCTGGTGTTCGTGATGTTGACAAAGCTAAGACTACTTTTTCAGATAACCCATTTCTCCAAATC GTGAAGGCTGATGTAACTGAGGGTTCAGCTAAGTTAGCTGAAGCTATTGGTAATGATGCTGAGGCTGTTATTTGTGCTACCGGATTTCGTCCTTCATTGGATTTGTTTACTCCTTGGAAG GTCGATAATTTTGGCACAGTAAACCTTGTAGATGCATGCAAGAAAAGTAATGTGAATAGATTTATTCTCATCAGTTCCATTCTAGTCAATGGTGCTGCAATGGGACAAATCTTTAATCCAGCTTACCTATTCCTAAACGTATTTGGACTAACGTTGATAGCCAAACTACAAGCGGAGAATTATATCAGGAAATCGGGTATAAACTACACAATTATAAGGCCTGGTGGATTGAAAAATGACCCCCCAAGTGGAAATTTAGTCATGGAACCTGAG GATACTCTGTCTACAGGTTCTGTATCTAGAGATCTGGTTGCAGAAGTAGCTGTTGAGGCATTAGGCCACTCTGAATCTTCTTACAAGGTAGTGGAGATAGTTTCCCGTCTTGAAGCTCCAAAACGCTCATTCGAAGACCTCTTTGGCTCTATTAAACAACGCTAA